In Micromonospora purpureochromogenes, a single window of DNA contains:
- the topA gene encoding type I DNA topoisomerase, whose product MPSNAGTTRLVIVESPAKAKTISGYLGPGYVVEASFGHVRDLPRNAADVPAKYKGEAWARLGVDVDNGFHALYVVSADRKQQISKLVKLAKEVDEIFLATDEDREGEAIAWHLVETLKPKVPVKRMVFHEITKPAIQAAVANPREIDRDLVDAQEARRILDRLYGYEVSPVLWKKVMPKLSAGRVQSVATRIVVERERQRMAFRTAEYWDILATLAVANAGQGPRTFNATLVALNGDRIATGKDFEPTTGRVRAGAGVVHLDEGGARGLAARLDGRPFTVTRVEEKPYRRRPYAPFITSTLQQEAARKLRLSSQQTMRTAQRLYENGYITYMRTDSVNLSETAIAAARRQIVELYGERSVPPEPRRYTGKVKNAQEAHEAIRPAGDNFRTPGEVAKELSAEEFKLYELIWRRTIASQMTDAVGSSVSVRIRAVSSAQEEADFGATGKTITDPGFLRAYVESSDDENAEAEDAERRLPTLVKDQPLTADELAAQGHHTQPPSRYTEASLVKALEELGIGRPSTYASIMQTIQDRGYVSKRGQAMIPSFLAFAVIGLLERHYPRLIDYDFTASMENELDEIAGGEHAAVDFLTSFYFGSTNGTGDQAIAHAGGLKKLVTENITDIDARSVNSIPLFTDDEGREVVVRVGRFGPYLQRAVPGEQPAPKAEGEEGGAPGDRAPIPEGLAPDELTPEKVHELFLGGGGERKLGDDPATGEPILLKSGRFGPYVASGERKSSLLSSQTPDSLTLDEALKLLSLPRLIGVAPDGVEVFANNGRYGPYVKRGDEFRSLDSEDKMFTVTLDEALALLAAPKTRQRRAAAPPLREMGVDPLTEKPLVIKDGRFGPYVTDGEFNASLRRGQTPEELTMEQASEMLAEKRAKGPAPKKKAAAKKAPAKKATAAKKTAAAKSTAAKKTTTAKATAAKKAPAKKAAPKKAASSAE is encoded by the coding sequence GTGCCGAGCAACGCTGGAACCACCCGTCTGGTCATCGTCGAGTCACCGGCGAAGGCCAAGACGATCTCGGGCTACCTCGGCCCGGGATACGTCGTGGAGGCCAGCTTCGGCCACGTCCGGGACCTCCCGCGCAACGCCGCCGACGTGCCCGCCAAGTACAAGGGCGAGGCGTGGGCCCGGCTCGGGGTGGACGTCGACAACGGCTTCCACGCCCTCTATGTCGTCTCCGCCGACCGCAAGCAGCAGATCAGCAAGCTGGTGAAGCTGGCCAAGGAGGTCGACGAGATCTTCCTGGCGACGGACGAGGACCGCGAGGGCGAGGCGATCGCCTGGCACCTGGTGGAGACGCTCAAGCCCAAGGTGCCGGTCAAGCGGATGGTCTTCCACGAGATCACCAAGCCGGCGATCCAGGCGGCCGTGGCCAACCCCCGCGAGATCGACCGCGACCTGGTCGACGCCCAGGAGGCGCGCCGCATCCTCGACCGGCTGTACGGCTACGAGGTCTCGCCGGTGCTGTGGAAGAAGGTCATGCCGAAGCTCTCGGCGGGCCGGGTGCAGTCCGTGGCGACCCGGATCGTGGTCGAGCGGGAGCGCCAGCGGATGGCCTTCCGCACCGCCGAGTACTGGGACATCCTGGCCACCCTGGCCGTGGCGAACGCCGGCCAGGGCCCGCGCACCTTCAACGCCACCCTGGTCGCGCTGAACGGCGACCGGATCGCCACCGGCAAGGACTTCGAGCCCACCACGGGCCGGGTCCGGGCCGGCGCCGGCGTGGTGCACCTGGACGAGGGCGGCGCCCGGGGCCTGGCGGCCCGTCTCGACGGGCGGCCGTTCACGGTCACCCGGGTCGAGGAGAAGCCGTACCGCCGCCGCCCGTACGCGCCGTTCATCACCTCCACCCTTCAGCAGGAGGCGGCCCGCAAGCTGCGCCTCTCGTCGCAGCAGACGATGCGCACCGCGCAGCGCCTCTACGAGAACGGCTACATCACCTACATGCGTACCGACTCGGTGAACCTGTCGGAGACCGCCATCGCGGCGGCCCGCCGGCAGATCGTCGAGCTGTACGGCGAGCGCAGCGTGCCGCCGGAGCCGCGCCGCTACACCGGCAAGGTGAAGAACGCGCAGGAGGCGCACGAGGCGATCCGCCCGGCGGGGGACAACTTCCGCACTCCGGGCGAGGTGGCCAAGGAGCTGTCGGCCGAGGAGTTCAAGCTCTACGAGCTGATCTGGCGGCGCACCATCGCCTCGCAGATGACCGACGCGGTCGGCTCCAGCGTCTCGGTGCGCATCCGCGCCGTCTCCTCCGCCCAGGAGGAGGCCGACTTCGGCGCGACCGGCAAGACCATCACCGACCCGGGCTTCCTGCGGGCGTACGTCGAGTCGAGCGACGACGAGAACGCCGAGGCCGAGGACGCCGAGCGCCGACTGCCCACCCTGGTCAAGGACCAGCCGCTGACCGCCGACGAGCTGGCCGCGCAGGGCCACCACACCCAGCCGCCGTCGCGCTACACCGAGGCGTCGCTGGTCAAGGCGCTGGAAGAGCTGGGCATCGGCCGTCCGTCGACGTACGCGTCGATCATGCAGACCATCCAGGACCGCGGGTACGTCTCCAAGCGCGGCCAGGCGATGATCCCGTCCTTCCTGGCGTTCGCGGTGATCGGGCTGCTGGAGCGGCACTACCCGCGCCTGATCGACTACGACTTCACCGCCAGCATGGAGAACGAGCTGGACGAGATCGCCGGCGGTGAACACGCGGCGGTCGACTTCCTCACCTCCTTCTACTTCGGCAGCACCAACGGCACCGGCGACCAGGCCATCGCCCACGCCGGCGGGCTGAAGAAGCTGGTCACCGAGAACATCACCGACATCGACGCGCGCAGCGTCAACTCGATCCCGCTCTTCACCGACGACGAGGGCCGCGAGGTCGTCGTCCGGGTCGGTCGGTTCGGGCCGTACCTGCAGCGGGCGGTGCCGGGCGAGCAGCCGGCGCCGAAGGCGGAGGGCGAGGAGGGCGGCGCTCCGGGCGACCGGGCACCGATCCCCGAGGGGCTGGCGCCCGACGAGCTGACCCCGGAGAAGGTGCACGAGCTGTTCCTCGGCGGCGGGGGCGAGCGCAAGCTCGGCGACGACCCGGCCACCGGCGAGCCGATCCTGCTCAAGTCCGGCCGGTTCGGCCCGTACGTGGCCAGCGGCGAGCGGAAGTCCTCGCTGCTGAGCTCGCAGACGCCGGACTCGCTCACCCTCGATGAGGCGTTGAAGCTGCTCAGCCTGCCCCGGCTGATCGGCGTGGCCCCCGACGGGGTCGAGGTCTTCGCCAACAACGGCCGCTACGGCCCGTACGTGAAGCGCGGTGACGAGTTCCGTTCGCTGGACTCGGAAGACAAGATGTTCACCGTCACGCTGGACGAGGCGCTGGCCCTGCTGGCCGCCCCGAAGACCCGCCAGCGTCGCGCCGCCGCGCCGCCGCTGCGCGAGATGGGCGTCGACCCGCTGACCGAGAAGCCGCTGGTCATCAAGGACGGCCGGTTCGGGCCGTACGTGACCGACGGCGAGTTCAACGCATCGCTGCGCCGGGGCCAGACCCCGGAGGAGCTGACCATGGAGCAGGCCTCCGAGATGCTGGCCGAGAAGCGGGCGAAGGGTCCGGCGCCGAAGAAGAAGGCGGCCGCCAAGAAGGCCCCGGCCAAGAAGGCGACGGCGGCGAAGAAGACCGCCGCGGCCAAGTCGACGGCGGCCAAGAAGACCACCACCGCCAAGGCGACGGCGGCCAAGAAGGCCCCGGCGAAGAAGGCCGCTCCGAAGAAGGCGGCCAGCTCCGCCGAGTGA
- a CDS encoding sodium-translocating pyrophosphatase — MSGTLAADGGALSLSGGNLTYVVIAAVIALVALVFAAALTKAVLAAGKGTTNMQEISGAVQEGASAYLLRQFRTLAIFVVVAVVLLFLLPVHDTDGSELAVKLGRSAFFVVGALFSASIGGAGMWLATRANLRVAAAAREAQGGREAAMKIAFRTGGVVGFLTVGLGLFGAAMVVLLFKGDAPTVLEGFGFGAALLAMFMRVGGGIFTKAADVGADLVGKVEQGIPEDDPRNAATIADNVGDNVGDCAGMAADLFESYAVTLVAALILGRAAFGEDGLVFPLIISTIGVLVAIVGVFITRLRVSDRNGLTAINRAFYLSAVISAVLVAIAAFAYLPATFAELEGGLTDVNENPRIVAIGAVVIGIVLAAAIQALTGYFTETNRRPVQDIGKSSQTGAATVILAGISVGLESAVYSALLIAAGVFGAFLLGGSSITLSLFAVALAGTGLLTTVGVIVAMDTFGPISDNAQGIAEMSGDIDEDGARILTELDAVGNTTKAITKGIAIATAVLAATALFGSYTDTLRTAYADAGVGDVGTEILNALNVSNPRNLVGLIIGAAVVFLFSGLAINAVSRSAGAVVMEVRRQFRELPGIMDRTQRPEYGKVVDICTRDAQRELMTPGLLAILAPIAVGFGLGPGALAAYLAGAIGAGTLMAVFLANSGGAWDNAKKLVEDGAYGGKGSDSHAATVIGDTVGDPFKDTAGPAINPLIKVMNLVSLLIAPAVVAWSVGDDRNNPLRLAIALVATLIVVAAVVFSKRKGVAMDSSDGGSGAGSPERAETVNA; from the coding sequence ATGTCCGGGACCTTGGCCGCCGATGGCGGCGCGCTGTCCCTTTCCGGAGGAAACCTGACGTACGTCGTCATCGCCGCGGTGATCGCGCTGGTGGCACTCGTCTTCGCCGCCGCCTTGACCAAGGCCGTGCTGGCAGCCGGTAAGGGCACCACCAACATGCAGGAGATCTCCGGAGCGGTACAGGAGGGCGCCTCCGCCTACCTGCTCCGGCAGTTCAGGACGCTGGCGATCTTCGTCGTCGTCGCCGTCGTGCTCCTCTTCCTGCTCCCGGTGCACGACACCGACGGCAGCGAGCTGGCGGTGAAGCTCGGCCGGTCGGCGTTCTTCGTGGTCGGTGCCCTGTTCAGCGCGTCCATCGGTGGCGCCGGCATGTGGCTGGCCACCCGCGCCAACCTGCGGGTCGCCGCAGCGGCCCGCGAGGCGCAGGGCGGGCGCGAGGCCGCCATGAAGATCGCCTTCCGCACCGGCGGCGTGGTCGGCTTCCTCACCGTCGGGCTCGGCCTCTTCGGCGCCGCGATGGTCGTCCTGCTCTTCAAGGGCGACGCGCCGACGGTGCTGGAGGGCTTCGGCTTCGGCGCCGCCCTGCTGGCCATGTTCATGCGGGTCGGCGGCGGCATCTTCACCAAGGCCGCCGACGTCGGCGCCGACCTGGTCGGCAAGGTCGAGCAGGGCATTCCCGAGGACGACCCGCGCAACGCGGCCACCATCGCGGACAACGTGGGCGACAACGTCGGCGACTGCGCCGGCATGGCCGCCGACCTGTTCGAGTCGTACGCGGTGACCCTGGTCGCGGCGCTGATCCTGGGTCGCGCCGCGTTCGGCGAGGACGGCCTGGTCTTCCCGCTGATCATCTCCACCATCGGTGTCCTCGTCGCGATCGTCGGCGTCTTCATCACCCGGCTGCGCGTCTCGGACCGCAACGGCCTGACCGCGATCAACCGGGCCTTCTATCTCTCCGCGGTGATCTCGGCGGTGCTGGTGGCGATCGCCGCCTTCGCCTACCTGCCGGCGACCTTCGCCGAGCTGGAGGGCGGGCTGACCGACGTCAACGAGAACCCCCGGATCGTCGCCATCGGCGCGGTCGTCATCGGCATCGTGCTGGCCGCCGCCATCCAGGCGCTGACCGGCTACTTCACCGAGACCAACCGGCGCCCGGTGCAGGACATCGGCAAAAGCTCGCAGACCGGCGCGGCGACCGTCATCCTCGCCGGCATCAGCGTCGGCCTGGAGTCGGCGGTCTACTCGGCCCTGCTGATCGCCGCCGGCGTCTTCGGCGCGTTCCTGCTCGGCGGCAGCTCCATCACGCTCTCGCTCTTCGCGGTCGCGCTGGCCGGCACCGGCCTGCTCACCACCGTCGGCGTGATCGTCGCGATGGACACCTTCGGCCCGATCTCCGACAACGCCCAGGGCATCGCGGAGATGTCCGGCGACATCGACGAGGACGGCGCCCGGATCCTCACCGAGCTGGACGCGGTCGGCAACACCACCAAGGCGATCACCAAGGGCATCGCGATCGCCACGGCGGTGCTCGCCGCCACCGCGCTGTTCGGCTCGTACACCGACACCCTGCGCACCGCGTACGCCGACGCCGGGGTCGGGGACGTGGGCACCGAGATCCTCAACGCGCTGAACGTGTCCAACCCGCGTAACCTGGTCGGTCTGATCATCGGCGCGGCGGTGGTCTTCCTCTTCTCCGGGCTGGCCATCAACGCGGTGTCCCGCTCGGCGGGGGCCGTGGTGATGGAGGTGCGCCGGCAGTTCCGCGAACTGCCCGGAATCATGGACCGCACCCAGCGCCCCGAGTACGGCAAGGTCGTCGACATCTGCACCCGGGACGCGCAGCGCGAGCTGATGACCCCCGGCCTGCTGGCCATCCTCGCGCCGATCGCGGTCGGCTTCGGCCTCGGGCCCGGCGCGCTGGCGGCGTACCTGGCCGGGGCGATCGGTGCCGGCACGCTGATGGCGGTCTTCCTGGCCAACTCCGGTGGCGCCTGGGACAACGCCAAGAAGCTGGTCGAGGACGGCGCGTACGGCGGCAAGGGCTCCGACTCGCACGCCGCGACGGTCATCGGCGACACCGTCGGCGACCCGTTCAAGGACACCGCCGGCCCGGCGATCAACCCGCTGATCAAGGTGATGAACCTGGTCTCGCTGCTGATCGCGCCGGCCGTGGTGGCGTGGAGCGTGGGCGACGACCGCAACAACCCGCTGCGGCTGGCGATCGCGCTGGTCGCGACCCTGATCGTGGTGGCCGCGGTGGTGTTCAGCAAGCGCAAGGGCGTGGCGATGGACTCCTCCGACGGCGGCTCCGGCGCGGGCAGCCCGGAGCGGGCGGAGACGGTCAACGCCTGA
- a CDS encoding ATP-binding protein produces the protein MMATVRLSFSPAPVHVRTARLVGVAVARRAGVRENLLDEVRLAIGEACTRAVALHRQYGLPDPVLVEMSDAGAYSVRVVDRAPIEAGIGLAALNADDLANESLTDEALTTGVGFALLAGFVEDLQVRPVDEGVGTEVRMVWPVGR, from the coding sequence GTGATGGCGACGGTCCGACTCTCCTTCTCGCCGGCTCCGGTGCACGTGCGCACCGCCCGCCTGGTCGGCGTCGCGGTGGCCCGTCGGGCCGGGGTGCGCGAGAACCTGCTCGACGAGGTGCGGCTGGCCATCGGCGAGGCCTGCACCCGGGCGGTCGCGCTGCACCGGCAGTACGGGCTGCCCGACCCGGTGCTGGTGGAGATGTCCGACGCCGGGGCGTACTCGGTGCGGGTGGTGGACCGCGCGCCGATCGAGGCCGGCATCGGGCTGGCCGCGTTGAACGCCGACGACCTGGCCAACGAGTCGCTGACCGACGAGGCGCTGACCACCGGTGTCGGCTTCGCCCTGCTCGCCGGTTTCGTGGAGGACCTCCAGGTCCGTCCGGTCGACGAGGGCGTCGGCACCGAGGTCCGGATGGTGTGGCCGGTCGGCCGCTGA
- a CDS encoding STAS domain-containing protein, which produces MELSLATRTVGEHTVLEVGGEVDVYTAPRLRERLLELIDGGSRRVVVDLGRVDFLDSTGLGVLVGALKRLRSAGGSFALVCDKEPLLKIFRITALDQVFPLHPTVEAAIAADPTGAGA; this is translated from the coding sequence ATGGAGCTGTCGCTGGCGACCCGCACCGTGGGGGAGCACACGGTGCTCGAGGTCGGCGGTGAGGTGGACGTGTACACCGCCCCCCGCCTGCGCGAACGGCTTCTCGAGCTGATCGACGGTGGCTCCCGGCGGGTGGTCGTCGACCTCGGCCGGGTGGACTTCCTCGACTCGACCGGCCTCGGCGTGCTGGTCGGCGCCCTCAAGCGGCTCCGCTCGGCCGGTGGCTCCTTCGCCCTGGTCTGCGACAAGGAGCCGCTGCTCAAGATCTTCCGGATCACCGCGTTGGATCAGGTGTTCCCGCTGCACCCCACGGTCGAGGCGGCGATCGCGGCGGACCCCACCGGCGCCGGCGCGTGA
- a CDS encoding DEAD/DEAH box helicase: protein MNPAATVSAGPDPRRPPTAAPGDLLRRLRARHGDDPVTHVERVPARPGEPAPWPQWAPEDLRAAFARRGVVAPWRHQAEAAELAYAGRHVVVATGTASGKSLAYQLPALATLLADPRATVLYLAPTKALAADQLRAVAGLELDGVRPATYDGDTPRAEREWIRRHSRFVLTNPDMLHHGILPGHAHWSGFLRRLAYVVIDECHTYRGVFGSHVAHVLRRLRRQCAKYGRTPVFVLASATSGDPAAAAGRLTGLPVAAVTEDTSPRGGVTFALWEPPLLPDSAGEVADLAPVRRSALRETADLLADTVAEGVRTLAFVRSRKGAEVVAANARRALDEAVPGLGDRVAAYRAGYLREERRELERALLHGDLLGLASTNALELGVDLVGLDAVLICGWPGTRASLWQQAGRAGRSGDEALAVLVARDDPLDTYLVHHPEALFGRPVEATVLDPANPYVLAPQLACAAAEAPLTPADLDLFGDGAKEAVEELVAAGALRQRPTGWYWRHRERPEVDLRGEGGAPVCVVEASTGRLLGTVDGGSSHFLIHPGAVYLHQGVSYVVDSLDLADGCALVHAEEPDWSTHARDVTSLSVVSVRSYVDAGPVGLFLGEVDVTSQVVSYQRRRIASGEVIDTRPLDLPARELRTVAVWFTLSPQSLALAGVEAADVPGALHAAEHAAIGLLPLMATCDRWDIGGLSTAVHPDTEAPTVFVYDGHPGGAGFAERAYGTAAAWLRATRDAIAECGCEAGCPSCVQSPKCGNGNNPLSKPDAVRVLDVVLANLPRDAEPAPALPEGSVPVAADGPATADLPAAAAGSPVDASAAPLLPRQDGRAGADVDIAPPG, encoded by the coding sequence GTGAATCCCGCAGCCACCGTATCCGCAGGTCCCGACCCCAGGCGACCGCCGACGGCGGCGCCGGGCGACCTGCTGCGCCGGCTGCGCGCCCGACACGGCGACGATCCGGTAACCCACGTCGAGCGGGTCCCGGCCCGACCCGGCGAGCCGGCCCCCTGGCCGCAGTGGGCTCCCGAGGACCTGCGGGCGGCGTTCGCCCGGCGCGGCGTGGTCGCGCCCTGGCGGCACCAGGCCGAGGCCGCCGAGCTGGCGTACGCGGGGCGGCACGTGGTGGTGGCCACTGGCACGGCGTCCGGCAAGTCGCTGGCCTACCAGCTGCCCGCGCTGGCCACCCTGCTCGCCGACCCCAGGGCCACCGTTCTCTACCTGGCGCCCACCAAGGCACTCGCCGCCGACCAGCTCCGCGCCGTCGCCGGCCTGGAACTCGACGGGGTACGCCCGGCCACCTACGACGGGGACACCCCGCGCGCCGAGCGGGAGTGGATCCGCCGGCACTCCCGGTTCGTGCTGACCAACCCGGACATGCTGCACCACGGCATCCTCCCCGGCCACGCGCACTGGTCCGGCTTCCTGCGCCGGTTGGCGTACGTGGTGATCGACGAGTGCCACACCTACCGGGGCGTGTTCGGCTCGCACGTCGCGCACGTGCTGCGCCGCCTGCGCCGGCAGTGCGCGAAGTACGGCCGTACCCCCGTCTTCGTGCTGGCCTCGGCGACGTCGGGCGACCCGGCGGCGGCGGCCGGGCGGCTCACCGGCCTGCCGGTGGCGGCCGTCACCGAGGACACCTCGCCGCGCGGCGGGGTGACCTTCGCGCTCTGGGAGCCGCCGCTGCTCCCCGATTCCGCGGGGGAGGTCGCGGACCTCGCGCCGGTGCGCCGGTCGGCGCTGCGGGAGACCGCGGACCTGCTCGCCGACACCGTCGCCGAGGGGGTACGCACGCTGGCCTTCGTCCGCTCCCGCAAGGGCGCCGAGGTGGTGGCCGCGAACGCGCGGCGGGCGCTCGACGAGGCGGTGCCCGGGCTCGGCGACCGGGTGGCCGCCTACCGGGCCGGCTACCTGCGCGAGGAGCGGCGCGAGCTGGAACGCGCCCTGCTCCACGGCGACCTGCTCGGGCTCGCCTCCACCAACGCGCTGGAACTCGGCGTCGACCTGGTCGGGCTGGACGCGGTGCTGATCTGCGGTTGGCCGGGCACCCGGGCGTCGCTCTGGCAGCAGGCCGGGCGGGCCGGCCGCTCCGGCGACGAGGCCCTCGCCGTGCTGGTGGCCCGGGACGACCCGCTCGACACCTATCTGGTGCACCATCCGGAGGCGCTGTTCGGGCGGCCGGTCGAGGCCACCGTGCTCGACCCGGCCAACCCGTACGTGCTCGCCCCGCAGCTCGCCTGCGCGGCGGCGGAGGCCCCGCTCACCCCGGCCGACCTGGACCTCTTCGGCGACGGGGCGAAGGAGGCCGTCGAGGAACTGGTCGCGGCGGGGGCGCTGCGGCAGCGGCCGACCGGCTGGTACTGGCGGCACCGGGAGCGGCCCGAGGTGGACCTGCGCGGCGAGGGCGGCGCGCCGGTCTGCGTGGTGGAAGCCTCGACCGGGCGGCTGCTCGGCACCGTCGACGGCGGCTCCTCGCACTTCCTCATCCACCCGGGCGCGGTCTACCTGCACCAGGGCGTCTCGTACGTGGTCGACTCGCTGGACCTGGCCGACGGCTGCGCGCTGGTGCACGCCGAGGAGCCGGACTGGTCCACCCACGCCCGCGACGTCACCTCACTGTCCGTGGTGTCGGTCCGCTCCTACGTGGACGCCGGGCCGGTCGGGCTCTTCCTCGGCGAGGTGGACGTGACCAGCCAGGTGGTGTCGTACCAGCGGCGGCGGATCGCCTCCGGGGAGGTGATCGACACCCGACCGCTGGACCTGCCGGCCCGGGAACTGCGCACCGTCGCGGTCTGGTTCACCCTCTCCCCGCAGTCGCTGGCTCTCGCCGGGGTGGAGGCGGCCGACGTCCCCGGGGCGCTGCACGCCGCCGAGCACGCCGCGATCGGGCTGCTGCCGCTGATGGCCACCTGCGACCGGTGGGACATCGGCGGGCTCTCCACCGCCGTGCACCCGGACACCGAGGCCCCGACCGTCTTCGTCTACGACGGCCACCCGGGTGGGGCGGGCTTCGCCGAGCGGGCGTACGGGACGGCGGCGGCCTGGCTGCGCGCCACCCGGGACGCGATCGCCGAGTGCGGCTGCGAGGCGGGCTGCCCGTCCTGCGTGCAGTCGCCGAAGTGCGGCAACGGCAACAACCCGCTCTCCAAGCCGGACGCCGTCCGGGTCCTCGACGTGGTGCTCGCCAACCTGCCCCGCGACGCCGAGCCGGCGCCCGCCCTGCCCGAAGGCAGCGTTCCGGTCGCGGCGGACGGGCCTGCGACGGCGGACCTGCCGGCCGCCGCGGCCGGTTCGCCGGTCGACGCCTCGGCCGCACCGCTCCTGCCGCGCCAGGACGGTCGGGCGGGCGCGGACGTCGACATCGCTCCCCCGGGCTGA
- a CDS encoding LURP-one-related/scramblase family protein — protein MQLDNLQTQHQFHVRQRIRMMVNQYEVRAVAPDGTEGELLAFAQQKRLAFKEQVTIYTDDSKQQPLLGFKARQRLDLGATYDVTDAAGNSIGLFRKDFAQSLLRSTWHVEQPGLPQITGQERSMPVALLRRFVDSLSWLPYHFDFVAEGQPVFTVVKKWGLRDKYVVEVQNPQVDRRLVIAMAIGLDALQGR, from the coding sequence ATGCAGCTCGACAACTTGCAGACGCAGCATCAGTTCCACGTCCGGCAGCGGATCCGGATGATGGTCAACCAGTACGAGGTCCGCGCCGTGGCCCCGGACGGCACCGAGGGGGAGCTGCTGGCGTTCGCGCAGCAGAAGCGGCTCGCCTTCAAGGAGCAGGTCACGATCTACACCGACGACTCCAAGCAGCAGCCCCTGCTCGGCTTCAAGGCGCGGCAGCGGCTCGACCTCGGCGCCACGTACGACGTCACCGACGCGGCCGGCAACTCGATCGGGCTGTTCCGCAAGGACTTCGCCCAGTCGCTGCTGCGCTCGACCTGGCACGTCGAGCAGCCCGGCCTGCCGCAGATCACCGGGCAGGAGCGGAGCATGCCGGTGGCGCTGCTGCGCCGCTTCGTGGACTCCCTCTCCTGGCTGCCGTACCACTTCGACTTCGTCGCCGAGGGCCAGCCGGTCTTCACCGTGGTCAAGAAGTGGGGCCTGCGCGACAAGTACGTCGTCGAGGTGCAGAACCCGCAGGTGGACCGCCGCCTGGTGATCGCCATGGCGATCGGGCTGGACGCGCTGCAGGGCCGCTGA
- a CDS encoding Rv3654c family TadE-like protein, with protein sequence MTPGRPGASDRGGATVCLLVVGLVFVLAGVFGAAIGTARTARHQARVGADFAALAGAGRALEGDGVACAVAAEIARANGARLAGCHLDGLDVLVTVKVPVTPLPGFRRTATATSRAGPVRD encoded by the coding sequence GTGACGCCGGGGCGACCCGGTGCGTCCGACCGGGGCGGGGCGACGGTGTGCCTGCTCGTCGTCGGCCTGGTGTTCGTCCTGGCCGGAGTCTTCGGTGCGGCGATCGGCACCGCCCGGACGGCCCGGCACCAGGCCCGGGTCGGCGCCGACTTCGCGGCGCTCGCCGGAGCGGGCCGGGCGCTGGAGGGGGACGGGGTGGCCTGCGCCGTGGCCGCCGAGATCGCCCGCGCCAACGGCGCCCGGCTGGCCGGCTGCCACCTGGACGGCCTCGACGTGCTGGTGACGGTAAAGGTGCCGGTGACCCCGCTGCCCGGGTTCCGGCGGACCGCCACGGCCACTTCCCGCGCCGGCCCGGTCCGCGACTGA
- a CDS encoding TadE family type IV pilus minor pilin, which produces MSRRRPAGRDRGSFTAELAAGLPALVLLLLAGLTAVDAVTTKAACMDAAREAALAAARGESGTAAGTRIAPPGAVVSVSVNGDRVTATVRAPVRALGARLPRITVAATTVAAVEPGSPGAQP; this is translated from the coding sequence GTGAGCCGGCGCCGGCCGGCCGGTCGTGACCGCGGTTCGTTCACCGCCGAGCTGGCGGCCGGCCTGCCGGCGCTGGTCCTGCTCCTGCTCGCCGGGCTCACCGCGGTCGACGCGGTCACCACGAAGGCCGCCTGCATGGACGCGGCCCGGGAGGCGGCGCTCGCCGCCGCCCGGGGTGAGAGCGGCACGGCGGCCGGAACGCGGATCGCGCCCCCGGGCGCGGTCGTCTCGGTGTCGGTGAACGGCGATCGGGTCACCGCCACCGTTCGGGCACCCGTCCGGGCGCTCGGTGCGCGACTACCCCGGATCACCGTGGCCGCCACCACGGTCGCCGCCGTCGAGCCGGGCTCCCCCGGGGCGCAGCCGTGA
- a CDS encoding DUF4244 domain-containing protein has product MNTAEYAVGTLAAVAFAGILLKVLTSGNVQSALTAVIDRALK; this is encoded by the coding sequence ATGAACACCGCCGAGTACGCCGTCGGCACGCTCGCCGCGGTCGCCTTCGCGGGCATCCTGCTCAAGGTGCTCACGTCCGGCAACGTGCAGTCCGCCCTGACCGCCGTCATCGACCGGGCGTTGAAGTGA